CGGACGGCCTGACGGGGGGATGTCGATTTGATGATTTTGGTAAGGCTATGAAGCCTTTGGGCGTAGTCATATCACCCAAGGTTCATCTTGATGTGCGATCACGATTGTCGTCATTTGAGGCGCAGGACCGCACAATTGTCACCCCCCAGTCGCTGCGGTCTTAGCGGCCGGCGCCCCAAAAGCCGGCCGCTCCCCTGGGGGCTATACCCCTTGTGCTAGGTCTTTTGGACGAGTTGAGGACTTCGCAGTCCGGAGTACAATGGTGTTCTCCTAAGTCGAGCGTAGAAGAGGTTACGTCTTAGGAGGGGCCCGCGCAGGGGGAAAAGGCGCGGGCCTTTTTATTTTGCAGCACAGCATCAAAAAAGGTGATGCTATTTACAAAATTTCATGCATGTTCGCCGCGGGCTGGGGCGAGACATGATTCCAAAAAACAACGATGGTTGCGCGGATGATCTTCCGAACGGAGACGATTATTCAGAGCTTACCGATGGCGAACTCGAAGAGCTCGCTTTTGTGCTGATCGAGGCACTGACAATTCCGCCGCTGTCGGCCTGTTCCAGGTCGGGTATTGCGGACCTTGCCCCACAACTACCATCGGAATGAAGGGGAAGGTAGTTCCCGCCCTCCATGACCCGAGCTCAGCCTCCGGCGGCCGCTTCCAGGCCGGCGATATCGAACACCATCCTTCAGCATGGCCTCGGTGAGCCGATTCTTCCGCCGACCGCCGATAGTCCGTGTTTTCGCCGCAACGTCTGTGTTAGGAGGCGTCCCACACGAGACGATGAGATAGACCGATGCTTCCCTGGATACAGCTTGACCGCGCAACCATTCCCGGCGAGGGCGGCGAATTGCGCCTGAAGCAGCGCGGAGCCGAATTTTCGATCATGCTCGGTTCGACGGAGTTGATGAACAGCCGGCTGAGCGGTTCGGAAGAGGCGCTGGCGACGCTCTCCTGTGAGCGGATTGCCGGGCGGAAAAATACCCACATGCTGATCGGAGGCCTCGGCATGGGGTTTACGCTGCGGGCGGCCCTGGGAGCCCTGTCGGACGATACCAGGGTCACCATCGCGGAACTGGTTCCGGCCGTGGTCGACTGGGCGCGCGGGCCGATGGCGGAGTTTCACAAGGGGACGCTCGACGATCCGCGTGTCGATATTCATGTCGGCGATGTCGGTGCGCTGATCCGGTCGCGCGACGCCGCTTACGATGCCATCCTGCTCGATGTCGACAACGGCCCCGACGGGCTTACGCGTGCTTCCAACGACAGCCTTTATAACCACACCGGGCTTCGAGCCGCCAAGGCTGCGCTGCGCGACAACGGCGTCCTGGCCGTCTGGTCGTCAGCGCCGGATGCCGCCTTCACCCGGCGGCTGCGGGACGTGGGATTTGCCGCCGAGGAGGTTTATGTGCGTGCCAATGGCAAGCGCGGTGGCCGCCACGTCCTGTGGATGGCCACCAACCGGCAGTAGGTCTGCAACGGCCAGTCCGCGGGAGCTTCGAAGAGCGGCACTACCGCACTCATTTCGCCCCGTCTTCATGCTCCAGTGAGCCTGAGGCGGACGGCAAGAGCGAAAAGAGATGGGCGTTCATCGCCGCCTGCGCCCATTCGGGATTGCGGGCCTTGAGCGCCGCGAGGATTTCCCGATGCTGGGCATGGGTGCGGCGGGTGCGCACTTCGACCGGCTCCGAATAGCGGTTGAAGATCGAGGCCGGCAGTTCCAGCGAAGAGGCCAGGATCTTTTCGAGCCGCGGGCTTTCGGCGGCAGCGGCGATCACCGCGTGGAATTCGCCGTTGAGCTTGTCGAACCCTTCGAGATGTTCGTTCCAGCCGAGTTCCTCGAACTGGGTCTCCATCAACCGTTCCAGCTCCTGCAGCCGCTGCAGCTCGGCTTCCGAGATGCGGGTGGCAGCGCGGCTGGTCGCATGACCTTCGAGAATGGCACGCAGCCGAAAGATCTCGACCGCGTCGTCGAGCGAAAAATCCGCGACGATCCCCCGCCGGTAACGTTCCAGCACCACGAGGCCCTCGGCATTCAGCCGGTTCAAAGCCTCGCGGATCGGCGTGCGGGAAACGCCGATCGCGGCGGCGAGCTGGTTTTCGAGCAGCTTGTCACCGGAGCGCATCTCGCCGGTGAGGATCAGGTGCCGGATGCGATGATAGGCGGTTTCGACGGCGCTCTGCGTCGCCCCGTCCTTCGCTCCGTCTCTGGTTGTCTCGTTGGTCAAGCGGCCACCTTTTCCTTGTCGTGATGATGATGCGGGAAAATATGACAATCGTCTATCGTCAAAAAGTGTATACCAGACGAGCGTACCTGGTGGGGTGATGGCGGATATTTCTTGACTTCCGCCTGAAAGGTATACAAAGATCCTTTCAGGAGGCCTGATAAGGCAATCGGCTTCGGCCGAGGGAGGAGACCACCATGACGCAAGCCCGCAAACCTTTTATCGTCGGTATCGGCGGGACCCAGCGCCCCGGCTCGAGTTCCGAGCTCGCCCTGCGCCATTGCCTCGCCGCTGCCGAAAGGGCCGGCGCGGAAACCGACCTCATCTGCGGTGCGGCGCTCGAACTGCCACTCTTCGATCCGGGCGTGACGCACCGCACTCCGGCCGCCCTTCGTCTTCTTCAGTCCCTTCGTCGCGCCGACGGCATCATCATTGCAACGCCGAGCTATCACGGCGGCATGTCCGGCATGATCAAGAACGCCATCGACTATACGGAAGATATGCGCGAGGACGCCCGTTCCTATTTCGAGGGCCGCGCCGTCGGCTGCATCGTCTGCGCCGCCGGCGACCAGGCGCTCGGTGCGACGCTGATCGGCCTGCGCTCGGTCGTGCATGCGCTGCGCGGCTGGCCGACCCCCTACGCGGCGACCATCAAATCCAACGAGAAACCTTTCGTCGACGGCAAACCAGCTCGCCGCGAGGTTGCCCAGCCGCTCGAGATCGTCGCTTCGCAGGTCGTCAGCTTTGCCGAAATGGCGATGGCCAGCCGCGTCGACGACGTCGCACCGCGCCTCGTCGCCAGCAACTGATCCAATTTCAATCGTCGTCGGATCCGTTTTGCCTTCATCCGGGCGACGGTCCCAGCGGAGCTTTCCATGAAGTTCAATTTCTTCCACCTGATGCCTTATCCCGATTACGACAAGCTGCCGCATGAATGGCCGGTCAGCACGCACGGGATCGACAGCACCCGCATCCAGGCGCTCTACAACGAATATCTCGATGAGATGGTCGACGCGGAGAACTACGGTTTCGACTGGGTGGGCTGCAACGAGCACCATTTCAGCCCCTACGGCCTGATGTCGAACCCGAACCTGATCGCCGGCGCGCTCGCCCGCCAGACGTCCAAGGCGAAGATCGCCATCGTCGGCAACCTTCTGCCGCTCCTGAACCCGGTCCGCGTCGCCGAAGAATATGCGATGATCGACGTGATGTCGGGCGGGCGCCTTGTCGCCGGTTTCCTGCGCGGCATTCCGCACGAATACATCGCCTACAACATCCCCCCGAGCGAATCCCGCAGCCGTCTGCGCGAAGCGACCGAACTGATCATCAAGTGTTGGACCGAAGACGAGCCCTTCGGATGGGAAGGCGAGCATTATCAGTTCCCGGCCGTCTCGATCTGGCCGAAGCCCATCCAGAAGCCGCATCCGCGTATCCTGATGTCAGCCAGCAACGCGGAATCGGCCGAGTTCGTCGCCAAGATGCGTGCGATCATGGGCATCACGCTGATCCAGGACCTGTCGATCGCCAAGGCCGCCATCGAGAATTTCAAGAAGACCGCACGCTCCTACGGCTGGGAGCCGACACCGGACGACATCCTGGTCGGCCAGCAGATCTGCATCGCCGATACGGACGAGGAGGCGAGGCACCACATGGCCGCCGCCCAGACCTACTTCCACCAGACGCTGATGCGCCCGCAGCGCTCCGCCCAGCAACTCGTTCTCGGGCAGAGCCGCTACTACACCGAGGCCGACGCCGGCGAAAACTTCCAGAAGCGCCTCGCAACGTTGCGCGGCCGTACAGTGGAAGAGCAGATAGAAGCCGGTTCGATCATCTGCGGTAGCCCTCAGTCGGTCATCAGGCAGATCAAGCGCCTGCGCCAGGAACTGGATTGCGGCCTGCTGAACCTGACGGTCAAGGTCGGCAACATGCCGGGCAGCGTCGTTCGCCGTGGCATGGAACTGTTCCGCGACCGCGTCGCGCCTGAAGTCGCTGGCCTGTAAGAGGAGTTTGACCCATGAGCTTTGAATTGAAGACGATCGAGCTTTCCGGCGGCAGGCTCTCCTATCATGTCGGCGGCACGGGGCAGCCGGTTGTCTACCTGCATGCTGCTGGCGGCGTGATGCTGACCGAGCCGTTGAGGGCGCTGACCGGTAACCACACGGTCTATGCACCGATCTGCCCGGGCTTCGACGGCACCGAGCCGAACGAAAGCCTGAAGACGGTGCGGGACTGGGTGGCCATGGTCGCCGAGTTCGCCGAAAAGCTGGTCGGCCCGCGGTTCGACGTGATCGGCTCCTCCTTCGGCAGCTGGTCGGCCTTGTGGCTTGCTGCCGAGCGCCCAAAAATGGTCGACCACCTGATCCTCGGCGTGCCGGCCGGCTTCCGGTTCGAGGGCAAGGGCGGTTTGCCCGCCGATCCGGACGCGCGGTTCAAGGCGCTCTACGCCCATCCGCAAAAGATCAAGTCGGCGCCGAAATCGCCTGAAGTCATGGCCAACAACGGCAAAACTTACGAGCGCCTCGCCAATAATGTTCAGGTTGACGAGGCACTGAGTGCCCGCCTGCCCTCGATCGAGGCGGTGACGCTGATCCTGCTCGGCACCGAAGACAAGGTCGTGCCGGCGGAGGCCGGCGCGCACCTGAAGCGCAACATCCCGACCTCGCAGCGTGCCTTCATCTTCGACGCCGCCCATTCGATCGAGGTCGACCAGCCGGAGCGCACGTTGCGGCTCTGGGCCGACTTCCTGAAGCGCGGCCCCGGCTACGTGCTCAACCAGGGACCGGAAGCCGCCTGACGCTATTCCCTTCCCAGGGAAGCCTGGCCCAGACCCCGGTCTGGGCCTTTTTCTTGCGAGACTTTGCACTTTCCCTTATTCCGGTCGGCGCTCGGTTCTCGTCGAGAGAGGAAGGCTTTCCAAGCCGATTTCCACAGACCATAATTTTCAACATTGACGGATATAATATGTCTATTATGAATTGATTTGCGTTTCGCTTCAGGATGGCCCAAGAGCCGCATGCGGAATGCCATCGTCCGGGATATGTGGGACGATGTGAATGGGAGGAATGGCATGATCGGCGAAGACGTCAGGCGCAAGGAAGACAACCGGTTGATCACCGGCAAGGGCCAGTATGCCGACGACCTCAAATTCGAAAACACCGCCTATGCCGCCTTCGTGCGTTCGCCGCATGCCCATGCGATCATCCGCAGCATCGACACGTCCGCCGCCCGCGACATGCCGGGCGTGCTCGCCGTCCTGACCGGCGAGGATATCGTCGCCGCCGGCATCGCGCCGATCCCGCATGCGATCGGCAGTTCGCAGTTCGGATCCGACATCCGTATCAAGAACTATGACGGCACAGAGCGCGCCCGCACCCATCACCAGGCGCTGCCGACCGACCGGGCCCGCTTCGTCGGCGAGGCGGTCGCCATGGTGATCGCCGAGAGCACCGATCTCGCCAAGGATGCCGCGGAAGCGATCGAGATCGACTGGGAGGAGCTGCCTTCCGTCGTGCGCGGCGTCGACGCGCTGGAAGAGGGTGCCCCGCAGCTCTGGGACCATGTTCCGGGCAACAAGGCGATGGACGGCGAAGTCGGCGAGAGGGCCGGCACTGAGCAAGCTTTCGCCAAGGCCGCTCATGTCCTCGAATTCACCAGCTGGGCGCAACGCGTCACCGGCGTCCATATGGAGCCGCGTTCCTCCGCCGCCGAATACGACCCGGAGACCGGCAAGTTCACCATCCACGCCTCCGGCGGCCATGGCGTGGTGATGATGCGTGAGCAGATCGCTGCGTCTCTCGGCGTCGACATGGCCTTCGTGCGGGTCGTCGCGCCCCGCGATGTCGGCGGCAATTTCGGCACCCGCAATGCCACCTATCCGGAATTCGTGCTTTTGCCCTACGCCGCCAAGCTCACTGGCCGGCCGGTCAAACACCAGGCGGAGCGCATCGAAGCGTTCCTGTCGGATTTCCAGGGCCGCGACCTGCATGTGAAGGCAAAGCTTGCGCTCGACGAAAACGGCAAGTTCCTGGCTTTCCACTCGGTCAATACCAGCAATATCGGCGCCCATACGGTGTCCTACACGCCCCTCAACAAGGGCATCCAGCTGATGACCAGCCTTTACCGGGTGCCGGTCGCGCATGTGGAATTCCGCGCGGCCATGTCGAATACCGTGCCGACCATCCCCTACCGCAGCGCCGGCCGTCCGGAAGCCATGTACATCATCGAGCGGATGATCGACCTTGCCGCCCGCAAGTTCGGTTTCGACCGGGTGGAGCTGCGCCGCATCAACATGATCCCGGAAGAGGCTTCGCCCTATTCGAACCCGATGGGCGTCACCTATGACAATGGCGACTATATCGGCTGCATGGACAAGGTGCTCGACATGGCCGACTGGAAGGGGTTCGAGGCGCGCCGCGCAGAAGCCCGCAAGCGCGGCATGTATCGTGGTATCGGCCTTTCCAACTATATCGAGGGCACCAGCGGCGTGCCGCGCGAGCGGGCCGAGATCACCGTCGATCCGACCGCCGGCATCGTCGATGTCGTTATCGGCACCCAGAACACGGGGCAGGGGCACGAGACGGCATTCGCCCAGCTGGTCGGGTCCTTCCTCGGCATTTCCCACGAGGTGGTGCAGATTCGCGCCAGCGATACGGATTTCGTCTCGGCCGGCGGCGGTTCGCATTCCGGCCGCTCGTTGCGCTTCGCGAGCATCGTCATGCACAAGGCGACTGCCGAGATCATCGAACGCGGCCGCAGGATCGCCGCCTTCATGCTGAACGTCGCGCCGGAAGAGATCGACTTCGCCGAGGGTCATTTTCGCGCCCGTGGATCGAACGGCGTCGTCAGCCTGTTCGAGGCGGCGCAGGCTGCGGAAAACGATCTCGGCCTGCCGGACGAGCTGCGGGGTTCGCTCGCGGCGATTTCCGACGAGACCACCCACGGGCTGGCCTACCCCTATGGTGCGGCGGTCTGCGAAATCGAGATCGATCCGGAAACCGGTTTCTTCCATATCCCGCGTTACTCGACCGTCGATGACGTTGGCAAGGCGCTGAACCCGATGATCGTCGACGGCCAGACCCATGGCGGCATCGTCCAGGGCGCCGGTCAGGCACTGTTCGAATGGTCGCATTACGACCGCGAGACCGGCCAGAACCTGTCGGCGACCTTCATGGACTACCAGGTGGCCCGTGCGTCCGATTTCCCGAGCTTCGACACCCATATCAGCGAAGTGCCGGCAAAAAGCCATCCGCTCGGTTTCCGTCCGGGCGGCGAGGGTGGTACGACACCGTCGCTCGGCGTGACGATCAACTCCATCACCGATGCACTCGCCGATCTCGGCGTGACCCATATCGAAATGCCGGCAACGCCCTCCCGTATCTGGGAAGCGATCCGGGCGGCAAAAGCCAAACAAGAAGCGTGAGGAGAAAGCATTGCCCGACGTCCTGATCAATACCCGGGGGAACGTCCTCGAGATCACTCTCAACCGTCCCGACAAGGGCAATGCGCTGACGCCCGAGATGGCGCAGGCCATCACCGCCGCGCTGAAGTCTCTGTCGCCGGAAACCCGCGTCGTGCTGATGAACGCCAAGGGCGGCGATTTCTGCACCGGCCGCAGCGCCGCCATGCCGGCAGCCGGCAGCCGCGCCACCGCGCTCGACCTGCGCACCGCGATTTCCGATCCGGTCCTCGATTTCTATGAAGTGCTGCGCGAAATCCCGGTTCCGTTCATCACCGCCATCCGCGGCAGGGCCGCCGGCGTAGGCTGCGCCATCGCCGCGCTTGCGGACGTCGCGATCGCCGCCGAAAGCGCCACGTTCCAAGTGCCGGAAATGAATCACGACATCGCCCCGACGCTGGTGCTCAACGCGCTCGCCGATCGGGTTTCCCGCGCCACGCTGGCCCGCATGGTGTTCACCCGCGACGTGATCCCCGCGACCGAAGCCAAGGTGCTCGGCATCGTCGGCGTCACGGTCGCCGATGCCGGCATCGATGCGGAAGTGGAACGCGTCGTCGGCCAGCTCGAGAAGAACTCGGTCCCAACCGTTCGCGGCATCAAGGCCTTCCTCTCGATGAGCCCGGAAACCTCCTTCGCCTCGCGCAAGGAACTGGCCGCGCTGATCAACTGTGTGGCGACGGCGGAGAAGTTCCGGTAGGTGTCATCGGCTGCTGCCCCCTGACCCGGCCTCCGCTTTGCCCGGTCACCCTCTCCCGGAGGGGAGGGGATGATCGGCCGCGGCAAGGCACAAATATCGTCTCCCCAGCGGGGAGAAGGTGGCCCGAAGGGTCGGATGAAAGGGAGCTGCCGTGAGAAAACTCAGGCCCTAAGGGTCACGCCCCTTAAAGCGCCAGCCCCTCGGTGACCAGCGGAGCCAGCGCCTCCTTAGCCGCCGGCGAGATCTGCACGATCGACCGTGCATCGAGATCGAACACGACAGCGACCGACTGCATCGTGCCGAATACCCGGCCGCTGAACGGATCGACCATCCAGAAGATCAGCGACATGACGCGCTGGTCGGTCTTCTGCAACCCGCCCCAGATCTCGAAGCAGTCGCCAAGACGCGGGGTTTCGCCATAAAGGATGCGGAATTCCAGCACCGCGCCGCCGATCTTGCCGGGCGGCGTCTCGGCATGTTTGCTGACGATTTCGCGGATCGGGCCGGTGAGCTGCTTCACCCCGCCGCCGACCGCGCCGATGAATTTCTGCGGACCGAGGCGGTTGAATGCGTCGCAGGCTTCCGGCTCGATCAGGCTCATCGCGGTGCATTTCAGGCCGAGCGTGATCGCCCGATCGCGGGAGGCGCTGATCGTCACCGGTTCGTTGCTGGTGCCGCGGGCGAGCGCCTCCTTGGGAACGTCGACCAGCGAGGCGGAGGCCTTTTCGCGGAAGGCCGTTGGCCAGGGGCGAGGCGTCTTGAGGTCGGCCGTATCCACATGGGTTAGCCGCACCCTGAAGCTCGCGGCCAGCTGGCCGGAATGGCTGTTATAAAGCATCAGCACCGCAAACGCCGTCGTCTCGCCGATATCGAGGAAACCGGCGGTCATATGCAGCGACGTGCCCGCATGCGCTTCGCGGTGGAAGCGGATATGATGCTCGTTATAGGCGATCGTGGTGGCCGACGTTGGCGAGAAAAGGCCGGGCAGGCCGTTGAAGCCGAAAAGCACTGCAAGGCCTTCGTTGGCACGGGCGACATAATACTGGGTGTTCCAGTGGGCGTTCTCGTCCACTTCCCACTGGCGCACGCTGCCGCGCCAGACCTCGATCATTTCGCCTTGCTGTGCACTCACACCGGCTCCTCCTCCAGAACGATACGTCCCTTGACCGCACCTTTGGACAATCGGCTCATCGCGTCGTTGATTGATGATTTCGGCAGAGCCTCATAGGGGATGGCATCGAGTTTTCCGCTTTTGGCGAGCTCCACCAGATCCCGCAATTCCTGTAGCGAGCCGGTGATGCTGCCGATCAGGCTCAGGCCCCCTTGCGCCATGCGCATGGTCGGGATGGTGAGCTGGCCGCCGAACATGCCGACCATGATGATGCGGCCGCCGCGCGCCAGCGCCGGGAAGCAAAAGGCTGCCGTCTGGCTGTTGTTGACGAAATCGATGATGGTGCGCACCGGCCGGCCGACCGTATCGGCGATCCTCTTCGTCACGTCGTCGCCGGTCGAAGGCACCGCCTTGTGGGCGCCGGCATCGGTTGCGATCTTCAGTTTTTCTTCGGAGATATCGACCACAACGATATTCCGGTGCCCGAGCGCCTTCAGGATGACGATGCCGCTGAGGCCCAGCCCGCCGGCCCCAACCACGACGATCGCCTCGTCGGGGCGAACTGGCATCGCCTTGCGGATGGCAGAATAGGCGGTAAGGCCGGAGCAGGCATAGGTGGCGGCAAGTGCGGGGTCGAGATCACCGGTATCGATGAGATAGCGGCTATGCGGCACCACCACATGGCTGCCGAAACCGCCGGGCCTGCGCATGCCGAGCGGCCGGCCCTGCATGCAGAGGTTCTCCTGGCCGGCACGGCAGGTTTCGCACTCGCCGCAACCGAGCCACGGATAAACAAGCCTGACATCGCCAACCTTCACATCCGTCGCATCGGGGCCAATGGCGGTGACGGTGCCGAGGATTTCATGGCCGAGGGTGAGCGGGTGCTTCATCCCGATACTGTCGATCGACACTTGTTTGTCGCCCATGTCGAAAATGCCCTTCCACAGGGTCAGATCCGAATGGCAAAGCCCGCAATGAGACACCGAAACGACGACCTCGCTGCCGGTGGGCTGGGGCGTCGCCTCCTCGATTTCCCGCAACACTTCCGATGCCTCGAATACCTGCCATGACCGCATGATGCCGCTCCTCCCAGATGCATGAGAAATGAGTATCAGGCCGCCTGTTATGTGGCAATCGAGAAATGGGTGGTGGAGTTATTGGATGGGACAGCTGCCCGGAAAATTGGCAGGGGGCGGCGGCTCAAAATACGGCCGTCATCCTCGGGTCTAGACCGAGGATGACGGAGGGGAGGCACGGAGACCGCTACTCCTTCTCCTGCCCCTCGATCGCCGCCTCCGCTCCGGCAATCGCCTTATCCAGCAACTCCAGAAACGTCTGCCGCTCCTCCACAGACAAAAACCGCAGCAGGTCGGCCTCATGCTGCGGCAGCGAGGTTTCCACAAGGGCGGCGGCTTCAAGCCCTGCCTTGGTGAGCCGCAGTTCATAGACGCGGCCGTCATCGGCGGCGCGGTCGCGTTCGACGAGTTTGTGTTTGATGAGCGGACCGAGCGTCTGGACGAGCGTCGGCGGTTCGATGCGCAACCGCCTCGCGAGCGCGATCTGGCTGATGCCGGGATAACGGCGGATCAAGAGCAGCACGCCGCCCTGGACCGGGGTGACCGCAAGCGAGCGGGCGCGGAACCAGTTCTGCCAATGGTTGCCGAACAGCGCCTGCAGGCGGCGGATGCGGATGCCGACGACACCGTCGAGAAGGACGGCATGCCCGTCCCCCTCTGCCGATGGGTTGGGCTCCGAACTCATGTCTTGTCCCAGTTGCCGTAGACCTTCACGTCCATCGTGCCGATGCCTTCGAACGTGCCGTGCAGCACGTCGCCGGGAGCGATCGGGGCGACGCCTTCCGGCGTGCCGGTCATGATGATGTCGCCGGGATAAAGCGTATAGGCCTTGCTGGTGAATTCGATCAGCTTCTGGACGTTGAAGATCAGCATGTTGGTGTTCGACTTCTGGCGGCTTGCGCCGCCGATCGTCAGTTCGAACTCGAGATTGTTCGGGTTCGGGATCTCGTCTGCGGTGACCACATAGGGGCCGAGCACGCTGAACGTGTCGAGCGACTTGCGGTAGCTGCGTTCTTCCGGGCCGCGGATGGTGATGTCGTAACAGATCGCGTAGCCGGCGACGTAGTCGAGAGCATCGGCTTCCGACACGCGAAACGCCTTTTTGCCGATGATGACGGCGAGTTCGATCTCGTGGTCCGTGCGGCGATCCGCCCAGTCGACGACGACGCCTTCCGACGGGCCGACCAGCGAGCTCACCGCCTTCAGGAACACGCCAGCCTCGGCGATCGGCTTGATCTTCATGCCGTGATGCAGCTGGTCGCTGTCCAGCACCTCGTCGAGATGGAGCCGGTAGTTGACCGGGGCGCCGACGATCTTGCCCGGATTGGCGATCGGGCTCAGAAGTGCGACGTCGGACAGCAGCTTCGACGGCGCGGTCTTCGCCATTTCCTCCATGACGGGCCGCAGCTCGGCGAAATGGGCCATGAACTGGTCGCCATGGGGGAAGGGGTAACGGTAGTTCGGCAGGCGATCGAGGACGCTCGTGACGTCCTTCACCTGATCGCCGCCGACCACGCCGAGACGATTATCGTCGTAGCGACAAAAACGCATGATTTCTCTCCCTGATCTCGTTCGCTCAGACGCGGGTGCGGTCTTCGCGGAAATAGCCGAGCTTCTCCTGCGCCACGCGGTCGGAGAAGCAGAATACGACGACGTCTTCGTTGGCCTTGAACGAGCGCCATGACCAGCCCGGCACGACGATCACATCCTTGGGGCCGAAATCGAAGGTTTTAGCGCCGACCGTGATTGAGCCGGTGCCTTCGGCGATGCACATGACGATATGATCCGTCGAACGGATTCTTGCGGTTTCCATGCCTTTCGGGACATGGCTGAGCCATGCCGACATGGTCGGCATCGTCCAGCCGCCGTCGATCGGGTTGGCATAGCGCAGCGTCGTGCCGATATGGGCGTCGATTTCCTCGCCACGCGAGGCGCGGTAAAGGGCCTCGCGGCTGCGCTCATAGGGATAGTTGAAGATCGGGGTCGTCTGGCCATAGGGGCTTGTGCCGCCGATCGGCATCATGCCGGAACCGAAACGGGCGAGCGAGTCACCTTCCGGCCGAAGCAGTTCCTGCTCGGTGTCGTTGGAATCCTCGCGGAACACCGCTTCGAAAAAGGCGATCATCGGCACGTCGAGACCGTCCAGCCATGCGGCCGGGTCAGAGCCGTCATTGCCGTGGTCGTGCCAGGCCCAGACGGGTGTGATGACAAAATCGCCGAATGCCATGCGGGTGCGCTCGCCGCCGACGGTCGTATAGGCGCCTGAACCTTCCAGCATGAAACGCAGCGCCGACGGGGTGTGGCGGTGGGCCGGCGCCACTTCACCCGGCATGATGATCTGGATGCCGGCATAAAGCGTCGAGGTGGCGCGCGACTGGGCCGGGAAGGCGGGGTTTTCGAGGATCAGCACGCGACGCTCCGCCTCTTCGGCGGTCAGCAGGCTGCCGGATTCGAGGATCAGCGGGCGGATGTCGTCGTAACGCCAGCGATGCGCCTGCGCCTTGGAAGCCGGCTCCGGCGGCAGCATGCCCTTCATCACTTCCCAGAGGGGCGCCATGTTGTGCGGCTTGATCCGCGCATAAAATTCCTCCCGTTTCGCAACGGTGGCTGCATCGATCTCGTGCATGAAATCCTCCTCCTTGGCTCCTCCAGCCGGAGATCGTAAGGTATACTAATTAATTTGAGGAGGTCAATCGTGGTGGTGGAGGATGCCGCGGGCTGTACCCGATCTCCCCCCTTGTGGGGGAGATGTCACCAGAGGTGACAGAGGGGGGGGGGGCGCCACGAATTCAACCGTCGAAGAGTATGCTGCGACACCCCCCTCTGCCCTGCCGGGCATCTCCCCCACAAGGGGGGAGATTCAGCCTATCGTCCCGCCGTGCCCTTCGCCCTTGTTGGCTTCGGCTGCGCGGGCGGCTTGACGTTGTCCTCGCCCTTCGCCCCGCGACCCGGCGCACCCAGCCGTTCGGAAAGCCGGTGGGCGGCGGCCATCAGGGCGTCGATCGTCGGTTTCTTGCGGGGGCCGGCGAGCTGTTTGTCGGAGCCGAGCACGGTCATGGTCGCGACGATCCGGCCGCTATAGTCGAAGACCGGCGCGGCGATCGCGGCGAAGCTCGAATTGATGCTGTTGACCGTCATCGCATAACCTTGGTGGCGCACGGTCTCGATGATCTTCTGGATTTCCTTGGTCGTGGTGACGCGCGGCGAGAGCGAGGCCGCGTCATCCGACGCACCCCGCTTGGCAGCAGCGATCTCGTCCTGCCGCACCGCCATGGTCTC
This genomic window from Neorhizobium galegae contains:
- the gtdA gene encoding gentisate 1,2-dioxygenase, with the translated sequence MHEIDAATVAKREEFYARIKPHNMAPLWEVMKGMLPPEPASKAQAHRWRYDDIRPLILESGSLLTAEEAERRVLILENPAFPAQSRATSTLYAGIQIIMPGEVAPAHRHTPSALRFMLEGSGAYTTVGGERTRMAFGDFVITPVWAWHDHGNDGSDPAAWLDGLDVPMIAFFEAVFREDSNDTEQELLRPEGDSLARFGSGMMPIGGTSPYGQTTPIFNYPYERSREALYRASRGEEIDAHIGTTLRYANPIDGGWTMPTMSAWLSHVPKGMETARIRSTDHIVMCIAEGTGSITVGAKTFDFGPKDVIVVPGWSWRSFKANEDVVVFCFSDRVAQEKLGYFREDRTRV
- a CDS encoding fumarylacetoacetate hydrolase family protein translates to MRFCRYDDNRLGVVGGDQVKDVTSVLDRLPNYRYPFPHGDQFMAHFAELRPVMEEMAKTAPSKLLSDVALLSPIANPGKIVGAPVNYRLHLDEVLDSDQLHHGMKIKPIAEAGVFLKAVSSLVGPSEGVVVDWADRRTDHEIELAVIIGKKAFRVSEADALDYVAGYAICYDITIRGPEERSYRKSLDTFSVLGPYVVTADEIPNPNNLEFELTIGGASRQKSNTNMLIFNVQKLIEFTSKAYTLYPGDIIMTGTPEGVAPIAPGDVLHGTFEGIGTMDVKVYGNWDKT